From the genome of Strix uralensis isolate ZFMK-TIS-50842 chromosome 6, bStrUra1, whole genome shotgun sequence:
GGTTTCAAATTTGGCATTTCTTAAATCTACCCTTGATGCTTTTTAAGTAGGCAGAGGACTTGTTAATGGATGCTCACACAAAGATACCAGTTTTCATCTAAGCCTAAACAGATCTTTAGGAATGTTTCACGTTACCATCTACttaccaaataattttttttttttttaaattgaaaattctTCAAATGTTCAAGAAGTTGATCTTAGGTCGGTTTTATGGTCCTATGCATAGTCATTCTTCTTGCACTCTTGTCTTTCTCATTGTCATCATAAAGTCCTGCCCTTGCCTCCCTTTTTATAATGGCTCTGCTCTTCCCTAGATTTAACACAATATATCTGTTCTAATTAAGAAATTGCTCAAAATTTCTGCTTAGAGAAGGCTCCCTGTTACAAATCTAATGAAGAGAATACCTTTAATTAACAACTGACATCAAATTCTGTTAGATAAACTGTTACAACATTGTGACTGCTGATATCATGCTCATTAATCTGATGAGAGATTATGATGGTTAATAAATAAAGAAACTAGGAATTAAATACAGGATATGATAATCTGTTTATAAATCACTGGGTACTTCTGGAAGCTAAGAATAGACTTCAGATAGCTTTAGAAAGTTAAGTAACTCTTGTATCTGGTAAATACTTGCTTCCACCAAGGAGCACTGGCAAGTTTTAAAATAGTTGACAATTTGATATATGTCAATAGTTGATCTACTGATGTGTGAATTTTTGGTGGTTAGAAATAGCTTTGCTTTAAAGATGTGGTCAGTGGTGCAAGGTAGGTTCGTTTGGGGTAAATCTCAGTTAACTTGGAAGTTACAAATCCATGAAAACATCCACTGACCAAGTCCAAAGGAGTCTCCAGTGAAACACTGGATCTTTTTTCTAGCACTAATCTTAAAATAATTGTGATAATGAACAGGGGTGGATATAAAACTTTTAGTTTTCTAGATAGCaattttagtacttttttttaaaaataatgatccTTCATAAAGCTCTAGaccttttaaaataagctgtaAAATGTGTTCCTAGATGAAATACATGGAAAGATTGCCCTCTAGAGGAcgttctgaatttttttttttaatgtatggttATTTATTCCTCCTGatttcatgttcatttttttgttttacactgCATGTGTTCTAGGAGAATGAAATCCCAGTGAAAAAGGTACCAAAATATCCTGTACCCTGTTGGCCATCACTTGATCTATCTCCACACATcacatttgtttttactttgtatCCTGTAAACCagtaaataaaaaacacagaaactagAGGAGCAGTTAGACTCTATCTACCTATATTACAAGCAGACCAATATGCTTAACCTGGTTAATTGTCACACTATGATTAAGTGGCCAAGAAGTTCACTTAAAGGCCTGCCCCACCACCTTCACTACTTTCATTCCTGTGTAACTTCACTATATTTGCATTGTAGCATAAAACTGTTTCTCTTGTTTTGCTATGCTACCTGTAAACTTGACTCACACCTTGGTTTCCAGCACAGTTTTACCTGGCATTTATTGATGCTTTGAAGTTTTCAAAGAGCTAGTGTGGAACAGCTGATGATCAAAAATAGGACAAAGATACACAATTGTCAGATATAGACATCCATGAGGAAAACAGGTAAATAcagcaaaattttattaaatatccCTTCCAGTTCATGAACATCCACCGTACTATTGAACTTTTAAGAAATTTTGTTGGCAACACAGGCACATTTTTATCCTGCTTGATCATGTAGTAAAGCCAGAatcttctttctttgttgtttgctCAGTTTTTCCCTTGCCACAGATAATAAAAGTAGCATCACATATTGATCATTACTTTTAAACAGGATCAGGGAGGAAGAGGGCAAAATGCTTGATTAAACTAACTCCATAGTCTAGTAATTCTGGCAAGACAGGTCATGGTTAAAAGGCCTTATATGAagtgaaaaaattttaaaagtcctttTAAGTGTCCCACTgagtatatgtatatacatgtgtacCCCAACCTCTTCCTTTCTAGTTGCCcaatttaaaaaagtaacaattcaagaaacattaaaaaaactccCACATGATGTTATAAAGTATATTGCAGAATTAATTTGACAATAATTATATTGCATGTAaataagtttgtttatttttggtaTCAGGGTGGGGGATATAGACAGGGAAGTGAAAACTGTATGGCAACTTGCCACATGCTTGCATTGTGGAATTCCGTATAATCAGATTTCACAACAAATCTATGGTAACGTTGTAACTGTGATTTGGTTTTAATATACCTTGAATTCAGCCTCATTTTATGTCAAGAGTAGAAGGTTTATACATGAAACACGTCTTAGAATGGTTTTGTCAAATAGCTGAATATCAATGTTACTTGACTTGCACattactttcctttttattcaGTGCAAGTAATAGGTTCTACATTTTAGAACGTTCTTCAGCATGGCCATTTTAATTCAGGCAATGTGAAATTCTGCTATTATTATCTTGACTATAAAAGCTGTGTGTGTGTACACTAGAACTGAGTTCTCCAAATCTGAACTGGTGTTCTTCATCCAGAGACGGGGTTGTTCTGCAATTTAGTCAAGCTATTACATTCTAATTGCATCTGTTTGTTGACAAAATCAATCTCTGCTGACAGCTTTATGCCACAGACAGACAAAGCTACTGTCTAGCTCTTAAGagccttttcagtgttgcttCATACAACCAAAAGCTGTTTGGCCTGAATATGAATCCGCATCTTTAAAACTGTCCATACTAACTGCTATATTGAAAATAAGATGTAATCTATATAGCCACTTCATTAGAAAAGTTAatcataaaactgaattttaccaCACTCAAATAGTAGCTTTAGCTATATATTTTGAGTTCTTCATCTACACACTGTGAAAAAAGGTTAACCATTTGGTTAATGTCAAGACATCCGTTTTGCAGGATTGATTCCATTTCACTTATCTTCTGTTTCTCCAACTGCTGTATCTCTTTCAGCATCTCTTTACCTTGTCCCTGCAAAAAGAAACATCAGTATTTCACTAAAAACTATACAGAGTATGTACTGTTCACCCTAACAAAATTCTGTTCTACTGTCCTTATTTTAACCTTCTAATAGTTTCTAGGGTGCAAATTTGTGTTGGTAGAAGTTAGTACTACGACAGGTTTTATTAAACATCTTTCCTAATATCTAGCACTCACTTCATTGCCCTGCATCCTTGTCTGAACAAAATGAAAGCTGCTTTAGGTATTTATGCTATCAAAACTTAAGGGAGCATGTCTTATTTTTTAGAACATTTAGGAGAGATGGTTTAGCATCTCTGTAGGAGAGATGCTACTGTTAAAAGTAAGCAACTGCCTCCCTGCTTCACCTTTGTGTCCAGCTATCTTTGTGATcttgtttcccttcctttccatTCCAAGCAATGATAAAAGGCATGCACTCCTTACTGCCCGAGACCAGTGTCCTGAAGAGGTTTAAGTACTCTTATCAGGAGCTGTATATTTGCCTGTGGCTGCTCAAGCATTTCCCCATTATCTGACTGGGGCAGGAGTATGTGCGGCCCACTGCTCTGCAAGACGAGCATACAGATACTTGTCTGGGGCTGCGCCTGTGAGTACAGCCAAGTGCTAGTTGCAGTTTCTAGTGTTTGAAACATATGCCTGCCAGATGCCAAGACGATGGGCTTTGGTGCACTACTATGTTCTTTGCAATCCATCAAAGGGCATTAACTGGTATCGCATTAACAAAATGCGAGCAAGGAGCTTATATAAGCCACCTGCTTGCATTGAAATCTAATTTAATCAACATACCTCGATAGTTTCCATAACTACAGCAGCACTTTCATGTTTTTTATAGAGCTCATGTCTTCGATCTGGCTTATTCTGAAAACGTGGCTGCTTCTTAACTGGATCATCATGTCCAAATGTAGGGGAGCTAGTTTTTAATAACTGAGTAATATTGGGCACAAAAATGAAAGGCTTGAATACAGAcctagaaagagaaaatacaacagaTACTTTACTGATACAGTTTTGTTAAAATTGTTGAGGCAGTGGATTGCTGTATTTTTCCCCGTTCTTCTAATTCCCTCTTTTAAtaaagaagtcttaaaaaaaaaaaaatctcctaacTGATGTTTAAGTCAGTGTCATAGCAGTGTTTCACTAACGTTGGTAGATAGCATTAATATACATAATGTACATTATGTTCCTTCTGCTTTTTGATTGtgctttttcagggaaaagaaaaaaaagaagcaaaaaagtatAATTAAACAAATTACAATACTTTTTCATTTAGATATTTGCAACTTTTTATCCCAATTACTTGCTGCTACATCACCTCGCAGGATCTGGAGTTCCAGTAAAGAAGTGAATACACGGCAGATTAGGCTGCTGAGGCAGTACAGACACCATGCTTCCAGTTGTCATAAATCCACCTTCCATATTAATGCCACTCTCTTTGTCACGAAGAATTTCCATCATTATTTCAGAAGTGATAGATCCTATTTAAGATACAATACAATTATTTACACACAGCACTACTTATAATACCAACTAAATGGCATGTTCTCTACAACtggctgctttttcctttaatagGCAATGCTAATTCTGGTTTGTCTGTGTTGGCAAAAACAACCCAACATCATCCTAAGAGCATACCTTAATATGTAATACACTTAATATTATTGTTTATTTCAAAGAGTAGGTGATAATGAGCTATAACATTTATGACTTAGAAAAGGTGGAGGACAACAACACACGATGTTTCCCAGAGAGGTAACATACATATGGCTAGCAAATGGTCAATCACACAGTAACTTCTCAGGTGGAAATTAGTAGCTTGGATTACAGGCTGAACTTTCTGAACACTGTGTGGAAGTTAAGATAAATTACTATAATAGTTACTGGTATTTGTACACAGTTAATACCACTATGTTGCtttggaaatataaaaataacaacaactaTGTGTGGATTTTGTGtgtaactttgaaaatgaaacacCAAGACTGTCATGTTTtggggtttgaggtttttttttaatcatctgacTTTCCAATGCACTTAAGCTTCAAGTGGACAATTGAAAGGATGCTCTGGAGTAACAGCAGGTTCTATACTCAGAATCAACAGAAACTACAATAGTACACCCATTTGTCAACTACCTCTGTGAGGTATAGTGCCAAATGTCtatgaaaacaattatttcttctcAAGTTAGGTGAAACAAAACCCTTTCCACGTAGACCTCTGCATCTAGTGTTCAAATGATACTGCTGTTCATGTATAGCATACACTGAAGCTTAAATACTGGCATGGTATCACCAAGCAATCCAATATTCTAACAGgcagttgttttcttttcagatttggtATACCATTTGAGTATATGCTTATGGTAGAAAAACATTTGTTCATTCActattttttttacttgaagGTATTGTCCACCATTTAATCTTTTAGTGTTTCCCTCAGTGAAGTTCTAGCtgcataaagattttttttttaaactgccttgctgtttcctctgaaaataatCACTCTGCTGTTAAGTCAGAAGTctccaatattattttttttatacacaaTTCAAATTGCCTGCAGACAGGCATGCAGCACTACATTTCAGTAAGGAAACACTCTTAAGTATTTCCAAAGGTGCCTGGGAAAGTCAGAGAATTCAAGAAATCAGCAAGCTAGATgaatcaaagaaattaaaagaagcaACAGTCAGTTTGTCAACTGCAAGCTGGCAGCTTGCCTAGCTGGAAAGAAGGTACTGCATATTTTCCACtagacttttttattattttgtattccTGAAATACATTCCctattttttgaaatataaataatgtatatCCAAAAATGGTCTTCACATGGTAGGCAGCCTGGAAGAAAACTGTAGTGCCACTGAGTGAAAATGCTGCAAAGGGTGGATTAAGAAACCAGTGATTTTACTGAAGCTGTAAACCAAATAGCTTTTAGTTAGGGCacctatttaaaataaacaaactgaagCCATGAGGCTGATAACCTGAACACCTagtgtgatttttaaaatggctCAGGTAAATGCCTGAAAATGGGGATTTAGAATGAAAAACACTGATAGAATCTCAGCATTGTTATAATACAAGTAAATACAGGTATTATGAAAATGCTGTCAGTATTCAGAACCTGCAATTCCCAAAATGAATGCAGGATTTACATGATCACTAGAGCAGGATAGCTAAAGGTAATTCTGATGCTAAACCTGGTCTGGCAGAGCTcagccaaataaataaaaaacacaggGGTGCAATGTAATTTTGGTTCAGATTAATTACTTCAAATGAGCAAGTGAATacagatgcagcaaaaacctgccAGGTGGATGCAGTTAGAAGAGAAGTAATAGCTTCTTTCTAGAGAGGTctgaaaaataagtgaataaGCTTAGAGTACAGAAAATGATTTTGTTCTGCCTCTCTGTGTTTTATTAGACTACACAAGGTTAGAGTAGCAGTTATAGTGAAactacaaagatttaaaaaacaatctcaaaaaacaaatgcaagatATGTATCTCAATGCTGGTGTCTTAGGCCTATATGAATGATACCAGACTGAAGTTGTTCATAAGGTTCTGTTTGTGGCTGCAAACCACCAGGAGTCTGTTTTagcctttggttttttttcttaaaggtacAGTAATAATATATAGCCTACCAAAATGTTTCAAAGCAGCTCTTACAGAGTAGTTAATGGTGTGGTCATTATGTGGCCTCTCAGTCTTGTTACTGGAGCTGTGTGTGTTTGATATTTGAcccttgttttaatttttcctcatcaACAAATTGGCAAAAATAGAAGACTTCAAGTTCAGTGTTCCTCCTTTAGGCAAAAAGTTATTCTAGTAAGTTCTGGTTCACCAAATCATGTGAATGATGGCCCGCAACAGAGGTCTAATCCTTTATGGTTTAAATTAATGTAGCTCACTAAATGCTTTGcgtatctttaaaaaaatataaaaaattataccTTTGTGTTTGTTCAGAAGTTTATAGCCTTCACAATATCGGCCTCTGGATGTGGTCATTCTCGCAGTATTTACATAAGAATATGTGGCAGCAAAATCAAATTCcttttccccatcccaccagcccTTGCTTTTGGCATATTCCTTCAATTCTGGGTGTTCTCTGTCAATCTTGGTTGTGATAGAGAGCTGGTTGGAAATATTCCGTACACCTCCTGTTTGTAAGGTGAGGAAAGaatcattttaatacatttaatgCTTTTTCTTGGTATTTTGTTTACCATTAGCTTACTAAAGCAAATTATGCCCTGAAGAGTTTCCTACAAGATCCGTGAGTCCTGTGGTTTATTTTTGGCTCTCTCTCCTGTCTATGTGTACCCTTCTGATTGAAACTCCACTTCCACTCAGTTCTGACTCATTTACTTCTATTGCCACCATCATATTTCAGGTTCTGTCCTGATTATTCCCATCTTTACATTCTTCCTCTTAGACCTCCAAAGACATAGCTTGTCCTTCTAAGTCCACTGGACAAATCAGCCACTTCAGGGCCCAATGCACCGATCCTGTCAGTGTTACCCTGTCACCAAATGAAATTGTCATTCATTGCCACCATCCTTAAGAGCATACGTCCTGCTGTCATTCTGATGCTGACCTTCTTGCTGTCCTCTGTTTTCTAAGTGCAGAGGTGGTCATCTCTGACCCTGGAAAGGCCCCCTGTGACTCAGCTCCTCTGTGAAGCTGCTAACCGCTCTACACTGATGCCCTAGGAAGCAACTCCTGTGGTTTGCATGCACATATGTGGAGGCTAGTTTGATGCCTTCAGGAAATGGTAAATGAAAAGTGGAGAACTGTTAATTGTCGTtgcatttgaaatgtttaaaatgaaGAGCATCATCCATACCTTCTACTTTTTCTGCTGCCCAGTATTTTCCTGATGTCTCCAGCACCCATGCTTCCTTTCTGTCGGCTATCAGAAAACTGTTATGGTATGTAAATACCATGTGGCTCTCCATACAGTTTCCTCCCTGTCCATATTTTTCTAGCAAATCAACTATAACAGTAAGGGCTTTTTCAGCTGTGTCCGCTCTCTCGAGTCCAAGCCTAAAACAAAAGGAAGATGTTACCTTTGGAACTATAAACTTTACATACAACTATTCAGCCTGTGTATTCAAATGGACCTGGAATGCTATTTCTATGTGTACCTGATGCTTGTATGAACTGGTAAGAGAAAGGAGCAAGTCACTTAAAGGGCTTGTTTGACATGGGTCCTCTATGTCCTTGACATGGGGAAGCACAACAAAATGGAAATAGAGAAAGGCAGGAAGAGGGCTCCTAGGAAATGCCTGCAAGTCCTGTGGGGAAACTACCAAGAAGAACTGACTGACTGCTGTAGGTTAATGAGTTACACTGGCAGCCAGCAAGGCAGGCACAAGAAGTCATCATTATTTACATGGAGATGCCTGGCTAAGGCTGaaacttaaaaatatatgtgtgaaAGATGGGGGAAGTAGGAAGAGAGTACAGACCCTAGAAGAAGGCACAAACACTACTTCCTGACGTCCAGCTATGCTCTTGTTAAGAGTCTTGTTTCAGTTTAGTATAAAGTTTGTAGAGAGAAAAACGTTTGATGATTTCCTTGACAGATTCTGTCCTACCACCTGATACCTCTCATGGGCTCCCAGcccaaaaatacttatttttaaccATGGCTAGAACAGCAGAAGAGACAGACGTGTCTTCTGAAAGTGAAAGAATGTATTTCCCCATATAACTCAAGACAAATGtttcaaatttcaaataaattccGAATTCGGTACCATTTACCAAAGGAGCCTGTGCGAACCTTACGAGGTCCATGCCGAGGAGAGCTTCGTCGTCGCAGATCTCCTCTCTGCCCCACACCGCTTCGTTCCCGATGCACACGCCGTGTTCGTTGGCCCCCATCTCTGCCCCCCAGAGCCAGGAGGGGCGGCTCAGCACCACGGCGTGGGTCTTCTCGACTTGCTCAATTTTGATGTAGGTGCACTGCAAGGAGTCAGAGCACGCAACACGTTATCTTTCGCGCTAATCGCTTTAGCGAGCATCTCCCTTTAATTAATCGGCCGAATCGCGGgctaaaaatgcacagaaaatagGACGAAAGGGTTTGGTTTTCCGCCGGCCCCGTCTCCCGCGGGACTGGCCATGCCCTCACCTCcagcgcggcgccgggcgggtgCGCGGCGGCCGGGACGTGGACGATCTCCTGCACCTCGTCCGCCGGCCGGTCCGAGTTCTTCCCGAAGACGACGCgaccccccgccgcggcgggcggcagcgccaCGAAGGTGTCACAGGAGCGGGGCGACGGCCGGGGGAACATGCTGGCGGCTCCGCGGGGCCCGGTGGCGGCTCCTCAGGCCCGGCggccgcgcggcggggcggggctgaGCGGCGGCGTGGCCGCGCCCCGCAGGAAGGCCCGCCCGCCAACCCGGAAGGCCCGGCGGAGGCAGCCGGCTGAGGGCCCGTGTCAGTGCGGGGTGCCGCCGgttccctccccgccgccgccatggggAAGTCATTCGCCAACTTCATGTGCAAGAAAGATTTTCACCCCGCCTCCAAGTCCAACATCAAAAAGGTGaggggggccgggccggcggcgggagccgtTGCGGCCCTTACCGGGCGGCTGGTCTGGGGGGAGGTGCCGCGGCCCCTCAGCCCGGCCGGTCGGTCGGACAGGCCACGTCCGCCGCGCTCTGGGCGAGTCCGGGGGGCTGGGACGGGTCCGGGCGGTGCCTTGGGGGGGCGACGGGCTCCCGGTACCGCAGCGGCGTGAGTAAGGCATGTCGGCCTTcctgggctgggagcggggctggggcgaGGGGCgggaagaggcaggagaaaacGTTAAGAAATACTTGAAGCTTCAGGTTTCCTT
Proteins encoded in this window:
- the SCRN3 gene encoding secernin-3; the protein is MFPRPSPRSCDTFVALPPAAAGGRVVFGKNSDRPADEVQEIVHVPAAAHPPGAALECTYIKIEQVEKTHAVVLSRPSWLWGAEMGANEHGVCIGNEAVWGREEICDDEALLGMDLVRLGLERADTAEKALTVIVDLLEKYGQGGNCMESHMVFTYHNSFLIADRKEAWVLETSGKYWAAEKVEGGVRNISNQLSITTKIDREHPELKEYAKSKGWWDGEKEFDFAATYSYVNTARMTTSRGRYCEGYKLLNKHKGSITSEIMMEILRDKESGINMEGGFMTTGSMVSVLPQQPNLPCIHFFTGTPDPARSVFKPFIFVPNITQLLKTSSPTFGHDDPVKKQPRFQNKPDRRHELYKKHESAAVVMETIEGQGKEMLKEIQQLEKQKISEMESILQNGCLDINQMVNLFSQCVDEELKIYS